The Gambusia affinis linkage group LG09, SWU_Gaff_1.0, whole genome shotgun sequence DNA window tttttttacattctttaattaataaaagtttattcTAAGACCAGTTATTCTTAACTAGGAATCAGAGAATTGAGAAATTCAGATCATTTTGACTCAAAACTGCACATCAAATCGacttgtttttatgtgaaacaaTAATCAGATTGAGGTCAGTTTTGTCACTTAGTTGAAGAAATTACTATGACAGTTTTTGACTCTGACAGACAACAATCTTCAAACAACCGCAAagcatttcctgtttctttggCTTCCATACTGATCAACCTGAGAGGTTTCAGGTAAGGCCTACTGTAGATATACATCAACAGACTCGCCCATTGCGATGTGTCCATCAGAACAAGTTTGCTGATCAAACATTGGCCTGGTTTCCAATTGGCCCCTGGGTTTAATAGGATCCTGGAGACTCTGATGGGGGATTACGGTTCCAAACGCTCCACTTAGCCCAGTCTCTTTCACCTCCAACCATGGCTGCAGCGGTTTAGGGGGGCGCTGCATCTGCACAGACCCAGAGGGGTGCCATCAAAAGACAACATCACATCACAAGGAAGAAATAGGTGGTTTCAGCTTGAAGGAAGGGGGGAAGACGCCCTTGTGaaaaaatctttagaaaaacCCTGTAAACTCTGGAAACGGATTATTATCCCTTTCATCCTTATTtcgttttcatcttttttcctctttaacttTCCTGCTGTGGTCTCCACACCGATTTGGATTACAAGGAATCTTTTCGGCACTATTTCTCCAACCGAGTGAAAGAATTTGGATTATCCTCTGAGGTCGACTGCGTCCTTCACCATCTGAAGGATCTATCTGCTTATCCGCTCCACCTGGAACAACTTAGATGAGCTCAACCTGCTTATAACTCACCAAGCAAAAGGCCTGCACCAACAACTGATCACTCCAGCTGCAAAGTTCGTACGACACTGAAaccactttctctctctcttgtgaGCTCTGTCAGCTTTTCATCACACCTGGACAGACTCCTTATCTCACGTTTCTCCCTTGTCTTTGCACTTATCGTTGCATGGTAGTAAGCCATGGCGCTGCTGAAGATAAAGTTCAGCCAGCAGAGGCGGGTGCGTCTGGCCCAGGGCCTCTGGCTGCTCTCCTGGCTGGCAGTAATGTGTGGGGCCTTCATCTTTTGTCTGGGGGTTTATCTCAAGATCGAGCTGCTTCGTAGAGACGAGGTAGAGCTACTCTTACACTCACACGGATGATGAAGCACGCACTAGACGCCCAAGTGGcactaaagtttaaaaacaacaaatttgtcTATTTAGAGTCAAACAAATATGTGATTGTTTGCTCCGACATTTGCTTCGGAGCGTAGCAGTTTACCGAGCCCGCTCCGCTGTCGCTTATCTGTCCTTTAAATGTAAACTTTGCTTAATcctacaacaacaaaacagacaaaatacaaGTGTCAACATGCGCACTCATGCATATAAAGTCATGTTGGGTGCAGCATGCTGAGAAGCTTCTTTTAGACCTCAGCATTTCTCTTCCAGAATCATTACCTTGCAGTGTGTATTGATTGCTGAGGTGGCCAGCAGGTGAAGGTTACAGCCTCTGGAAGAGTTGTGTATTTGTTCAAGCCATCCAGTCACGGCATGTGATTGGATGGCACATGCAGTAGTGATTGGCCACTATTGGATTTTAGAAAAGATGGAATCATTGAAATCCAGACGACTACACAGGAAAGCTGCAAGACATGAGCGAATGCCTTAGTATATCGATTGATCTCCACAAGGATAATCCAATAGATTAACCCTCAGTGCGACTGGGGTGATGAAGCATTTGAAAAATGGTATCAGAAAGGATTTGCAAACAATATTCTCttaaagtggagaaaaacatcattaatagtattttttgcattttgctccACTTCATTGTTAAAAAGACTGATAATTACAAAGGGAACCAAAATAATGGGTATTAATTGTCATAAATTACAGGAGGTCAGAAGATAGCACTGTTAGCTTTGACAGAATGCCTGTAAAtttaacaaacaacaaaaaaagcatgttgGTTGTTAAATTGTTTCAGTAGCCAGTATGTAACgtggttttgtttgtgtcatAAATCATTGGTAAAAATGTAAGCGGTGTCATAGGTTGTGTAATTGAGAAGTGACAAAAATTGGGGTTTATATCCAGCTTTAGCTAGTTAATCAGTAGCGCTAAtgctaagctaatgctaaacttgctagtaaaacatttaaatgccaCCTTTACTTATATTTACTACTATTTCACTTACGTTTTACGCCTTAATCAGGaacaaaatctcatttttataGGTGTTTTTAAACTTGTCGACAAACCTGCTGATGATCAAAATAATTGGAATAGTCTGAGGCTCGAAAAATACTTAAGTtttatcattacattttaataatttgttgaaatttgataaacgtgtttttatatttctttgttaGTAAACATACATgagtttttctctaaaatattgCCGacattcaacacatttttttaatgttacttttatttaagcAGGAAAGTCCCATTGagattaaaacctttttctcaAGGTAGTCCTGGCCAATAAGCAGCAAAGGTTTaattaaacattacattaaattaaaatgtttgcaaactgTTTCACTAATTTAGGATAAGTCAGAGGTGTCCAACTCATGTTTTAGACATGTCCCTGCTCTAACTCAACAAATTCAAATGGCTGATTCATCTCCTCAACATTTCTCCTGGCTCAGCAGACGGCTGCTAATTAGACACTAATTAAATTCAGGTATGTTAAATCAATAATATCTAAGCAATATTTAAGACTTGCAGGACATCGACTCTCGAGGACTGACCTTGAGTAACCCTGGGCTAAGTGGTTAAAATCTAATAGTTTGGTTAATTAGTGCAGGgtttattaaaaactcaacaaaacatCATCCAGAATTAATGATTGATtgacaatcaatcaatcaatcaatcaatcaatcaatcaatcaatcaatcaatcaatcaatcaatcaatcaatcaatcaatcaatcaatcaatcaatcaatcaatcaatcaatcatatctgtgctttaaaaacaaatactttaccACAGTGCTGTAcagcaagtaaataaaaacatgataaaaatacaaatttaaataaataaaggtaaaaacctatgcaaaaagaaaaatgaaaatagacaTCATTAGAATATCTCACTTTGCCTCAAAGACCAAGaatcaaagattttaaaaacaatatttattaaaccTGTCTTTTGTGGAGGCAAACTATTCCACAGTGTCAGGGCTCTGCAAAGCTCTTTCATCTCTGGATTTACAATAAACTTCAGCTGTTGTTAGAAGCATCTGATCTGCTGACCTGAGAGTAATAGTTGGAACATAAGCATGCAATATTTCAGGAAGGTCTTAAGAgacctcaaaacaaaaaaagagaatattaaATTCAACCCTTTTGCACAGTCTTAGAGatcacaaagaaagaaaagaagaaaaaggttaAACTAcagtcaaaatgtatttttatcaaCTACTTTAAAAGTTCAGTAATGACAGcaataaaaaactcaaataattcccaataataatgttaatatttccAGGCTATGCCCAGTAGGaatctgaaatatatatatacatatataactTAATTatataatgaaaaattaaacttCTTAGAAAATGCTATCAATGCTAAGGCTGCACATTAGCAAACATGCTGTCTTTAGCATGTTGCTATTAATAGCGAATAATTTATTTCCCCCAAATGTTAGCTATTATGCTCCCTTTAGCTAACATGCCATTACTTGTTTTTGTGCTAACATTAGCTGACTGGTTTGGAATAGCAACTTGACACACAGTATTATAAATCCACTTAAAATTAAGCTAAAAGTCTAGCAAATGTACAAACATGATGAACTTTGTAGGTGTAATTAAGCACATCTATCAGATAAAAAAGTGAATAGGGAGAAGAAATTATAAACTGTCATTCTTTGactcttctctctttcttgAGGTGATGGAGAACACAGAGATCCACGTAGTACCAAACCTCCTAATGTTGGTCGGCCTGGCCTCCATTGGAGCCAACTGGGTTGCCAGTCGGGTGTGCCAGGACTCTCTGGATGCCAGCCGCTTCCCCCGCTGGAAGGTCCTCTTGCTGGGCTGGTATGCTGTGGCCGCTCTGCTGTGCTGCCTGCTCCTTGCTGTGGTCGTCCTCAGTTATGTCCTGCAGGGGAGGCTGGAAGAGTCGCTGAAGGTGAAAGTCACAAAAACTGGTTATTGATCCCAACAGATCAAGAGGGTGAAATACAGCGTGACAGTGTGACTTTAATAGGTTACAAGGGTTAGCTGATCTGAATACAAGATGAAGATGGAATAGTTTAGGAGAActgtgctaaaaaaaattgataagaaaatgtgtgaaaaatatttctttacatttttaagaccTGTTccatttaaagattaaaaaaacaaagcaaagattttAGCATAAAATACATCAGTGTTTGATATTTGAGGCTCACTATCtgtcatgttttagatgtgtttcTACTTAAGCATCCCCTGCCTGAAGCCTGTCCATCATCCAGTCATCTAAGTTTTaggaaaacaactaaaacatccAAGATAGAGAGGGTCCTGGTGACTGGTACTAGAACTGCTGCATTATGCAATtctctaaaacattttgcaaacgGTATTCTTTGTTTTAGGTGGGCCTGAGGAACGGCATCCGGTTCTACAAGGATACGGACGTCCCCGGCCGTTGCTTCCAAAAGGAGACCATTGATCGTCTGCAGATGGAGTTTCGCTGCTGTGGAAACAACAACTTCAAGGACTGGTTCGAGGTTCAGTGGGTCAGCAACCGATACCTGGATTTCACTTCCCAGGAAGTCAAGGAGTgagtaaacaacaacaaatacacaAGTATGATATGAGATGAAGAGAAATGAGATCAAAAGCAGAGAATCTAAAGTGATGTGGGGTGTAAGACAGAGAATTGTCTGCATAAGTGACAGATGAGCGGACTTCATATCCAAAAAGGTCAAACTATATgttagagagagaaagagaggaagcaTGATGTgtagaaatggtttaaaaatagaCCTGGCCTTTAGttttgaaaagagagagagagaggttgaAGCATGAGAGGATTGGTTGGTCAAAGATTAAATAAGTGAAAGGCAATGAGTAAACAGAGGTTTTGAAACGATGCCACTTGTATTGATGTGCTCTTCACTTCTCACTAAGCCGAATCTCAGGcccttaacattttaaaaagtgttgttCCTCCTATCTCCTTtcacttttaacttttatgcTTCTTTATCGTTTTCATCTATTACCTGCAGTCGTATACGGAGTAACGTGGACGGCCGCTACCTGTTAGATGGAGTTCCTTTCAGCTGCTGCAACCCTGCCTCCCCTCGGCCTTGCCTGCAGAACCAGCTGACAGATAGCAGGGCCCACTACAACTATGAATACCAATCAGAGGAGCTCAACCTGTACAGCCGCGGCTGCAGGCAGGCTTTAACAGACTACTACATGGGTTTGATGAACTCGACCGGACCTGGTGTGCTCTCAGTCATCTTAATTCAGGTGGGCAAAGGTGGAAAAATGTAGCTAGGAAGTAAATCAGTGAGACTTAATAGTTTATTAGAAGATTGTGCATATATCTGACAATTTAAGTAATCAATGTTGCACagagatttaaataaagaaaaa harbors:
- the rom1b gene encoding rod outer segment membrane protein 1b, yielding MALLKIKFSQQRRVRLAQGLWLLSWLAVMCGAFIFCLGVYLKIELLRRDEVMENTEIHVVPNLLMLVGLASIGANWVASRVCQDSLDASRFPRWKVLLLGWYAVAALLCCLLLAVVVLSYVLQGRLEESLKVGLRNGIRFYKDTDVPGRCFQKETIDRLQMEFRCCGNNNFKDWFEVQWVSNRYLDFTSQEVKDRIRSNVDGRYLLDGVPFSCCNPASPRPCLQNQLTDSRAHYNYEYQSEELNLYSRGCRQALTDYYMGLMNSTGPGVLSVILIQLSVLLSMRYLQTAVEGAMALETPEGESEGYILEKDVKATYADVKAKALDLLKFAQVDPASEAAGAEEGEKEAEATAKAATPPPAS